CGAGACCGGCAAGCCGGGCTTCGGCATCGCCGGCAAGGGGGTCCGCGCGGTGCAGGAACTCTTCACCTGCCTGGCCCAGAACGGCGTCGAGATCGCCAAGCGGATGCCGGACGGGAAGTACCGCAACACCTGGGCCGAGGCGCCCGAAGAGCTCGAGCGGGTGACCGGGGTCCTGTCGCTGTACGGGCGGCTGCTCTCCGAGAAGGCGATCGCGCCGCAATCCGTCAACTGGAGTTGGGAGGATGAAGACACCAACTTCGCCCTCGGCCAGTACGCGATGGTGATGAACGGCTCCTGGATGAAGGGCCGCATCGACCAGAATCCGCAGGCGATGCGGGATGTCGCCGTGGCGCCGCCGCCGGTTGGACGGATTGCCGCGACCTTCTTCGAGATTGCGCCGCTCTACGTCTTCACCGGCAAGCACCTCGATGCCGCGTGGAAGCTCGCCACCTTCCTGCTGAGCCGGGGCGTCCAGACGGCGATGTTCCCGGACCGCTCGCCGCGCTCCGACGTTCAGAGCGATCCGGTCTGGGGCAGGCCGTTCACCGCGCTGGTGCCGATCGGCGTGTCCTTCCCGCCGATCGTCCTCGGATCGATCCCCCGCGACATGGAGACGGCCCTCGGGCGCGTGCTCCTCAAGGGCGAGAAGCCGGCCGCCGTTGCGGCCTGGCTCGGGCAATCGGTCAACAAGAGCCTGAAGCGCTCCGGACAGCTCTCGGAATAGCGCGCGGTACCGGCCTCCGCCGGTGCGGCATCCGGAATTCAGGCGCTGGGAGGCGCACGCGTGACGACCATGAATATGGCAACCGGATCGATCGCGTCCGGGCCGCAGGCCGGCACCGGACGCAAGGCCCGACACACCGTCTGGCCGTCCGCGCGGGTCCGGGCCGCCTGCGCCTTCCTCGCGCCGGTCGCGGTGCTGGTCACGGCCCTCATCGCCGCCCCCCTCGCCGGCGTGGTCTGGAACAGCCTGCACCACGCCAGCCTGATCGACGCGAGGGTCGGCGGCTTCGCGGGCCTGGAGAATTTCCGAACGGTGCTGGACGACGAGCACTTCCTGCCGGCGCTGATGCACACGCTGGTGTGGACCGTCGTGTCCGTGGCCGGAGAATACGCCTGCGGCCTCGCATCGGCCCTGGCGCTGGCCCGGCCATTCCGGGGCCGGGCGGTGGTGCGCGGCCTCATCATCCTGCCCTGGGTGATCCCGATCGCCATCGCGGGCGTCAACTGGGCCTGGCTGCTCAATCCCGATTACGGCGTCCTGAACGCCTGGCTGGTCCGCGCGGGCCTGCTGACCACGCCCCACGACTGGCTCGGGCACAGCGAGACGGCCCTGCTCACCGTGACCCTGGTCAACATCTGGCGCAGCTTCCCCTTCTACACGATCAGCCTCCTGGCGGCGCTGTCGTCGATCCCGGACGACCTGTACGAGGCCGCAGCCCTGGACGGCGCGGGGACCGTCCGGCGCTTCGTCGTCATCACGCTGCCGCACGTCCGGACGGTGTCGCTTACCCTGATCGTCGTCCACGTGATCTGGACGGCGATCAACTTCGACTTCATCTGGGTGATGACCCAGGGCGGCCCGCTCGATGCGACGGAAACGCTGCCGATCCTGATCTACCGCTACGCCCTGCAGGAGTTCGACGTCGGCCTCGCCTGCGCCCTGGCCACCCTGTCGATGGCCGCGATGGCAGCGCTGTTCCTCGTACAGGCCGGCCTCGCCCGGGCGCGGGCGGCGCGCTGATCATGGTTGTCTCCGCGCGTCACAGGACCGTGTCGGGCCTCGCCACCGGCCTCGTGCTGGCCTTCTTCGTGGCCTTCTGCGTCTTCCCGTTCCTCTGGATGATCGACACGGCGTTCAAGCCGCCCGGCGAGGTCTTCAGCACCGCGCCGACGCTCTGGATCGCGAGCCCGACCCTGAGCAACTTCCGCTCCGTCGTGCTGGAGAGCCCGTTCCTGATCTATTTCGGCAACAGCGTGATCGTCGCCGGGGCCTCGACGATCCTGACGGTATCCCTCTCGATCTTCGCCAGCTACGCGATGAGTCGCTGGTCCTATCTCCCGGTGACACAGATCGTCGCCGGAGGGCTGATCCTCTCGCAGATGATCCCCGGCGTCCTGCTGCTGATCCCCCTCTACGTCCTGATCCGCAACATGGGGCTTCTCAGCACCTACGCGGCCCTGGTCATCGTCTACTGCACCTTCATGGTGCCGCTCGCGAGCTTCATGCTGAAGGGGTTCTTCGACGCGATCCCGCGCGAGCTGGAGGAAGCCGCAGCGATGGACGGGTGCTCGCGCCTGGGCTTCATCCTGCGCATCCTCCTGCCGGTCAGCCTTCCGGGCCTGATGGCGACCGCTGTCTTCGCGTTCATCGCCGCCTGGAACGAATTCATGTTCGGCTACGTGCTGATCAACGACGATGTCCGCCGCACGCTGACCCCCGGCATCATGATCTTCAAGGGATCGCACCAGACGGATTGGGGATCGCTGACGGCGGCGTCCGTGCTGGCCGCCCTGCCGGTGGCGCTTGGCTTCGTCTACGTGCAGCGGTTCCTGATCACCGGCCTCGCCGCCGGAGCGGTGAAGGGCTGATCTGAGGCGGATTGCACAACGAGATCAGAAGGTTGCGTGCGCGATGACGTCCATTCGCTTGCGGCGGGTCACGAAGGCGTTCGGAGACAGGACCGTGATCCCGCCCCTCGATCTGGAGATTGGTCAAGGCGAGTTCGTGGTCTTCGTCGGACCCTCGGGGTGCGGAAAGTCGACCCTGCTGCGTCTGATCGCCGGGCTGGAGGAGATCTCCAGCGGCACGATCGAGATCGACGGACGGGACGTGAGCGAGGCGCCGCCGGGCGAGCGCGGCCTCGCCATGGTGTTCCAATCCTACGCGCTATACCCGCACATGAGCGTTGCCGAGAACATCGGTTTCCCGCTGAAGATGGCCGGGGTGCCGAAGTCGGTGATCGCCGAGAAGGTCGCTGAGGCGGCCACCCGGCTCAACCTGACCGAATTCGTCGACCGCCGTCCGAGCCAGCTGTCGGGCGGCCAGCGCCAGCGCGTCGCCATCGGCCGGGCCATCGTCCGCGCGCCGAAGGCGTTCCTGTTCGACGAGCCCCTGTCGAACCTCGATGCCGCCCTGCGGGTCGGCATGCGGCTCGAGATCTCCGAGCTGCATCGGCAGCTCGGAACCACGATGATCTACGTCACGCACGATCAGGTCGAGGCGATGACCATGGCCGACACGATCGTGGTGCTCAACCGCGGGCGCATCGAGCAGATCGGCGCGCCTCTGGAGATCTACAACAATCCCGCCAACCTGTTCGTCGCGCAGTTCATCGGCTCGCCGACGATGAACATCCTGCGTGGCCCGGCGGCGGACGCGCTGGGTGCCCCGCTCGTCGGCATCCGGCCCGAACATCTCGTCATCGTGCCGGCCTCTGGCCAAAGCCCGGCCGACGGGCTAGCCGGCATCGCCTCCGCCTCGGAACACCTCGGATCCGACACGTTCATCCATGTCCACCTGAACGAGGGCGGCACCGTGAATGCCCGCGTGAGCGGCGAGGTCCGGATCGACCGCGGCGCCGCGGTGGTGGTCGTCCCCGAGCGGACTCAGCTCCATCGCTTCGCCGCCGACGGCGAAGCCCTCCGCATCTGACTTCCTGAGGCCCTCGCGGATCGCCCTTTTCGGGCGTTCCGGCCCCGCGCCCGATGGGGCTGCGGGCGCTCTGCACCCCGCTCCCAGCTCTGATCGACGGCGAACGCTCGGATGACCGGCCCACCGAAAGGTGCGGCCGGCAAAGTCGTTCGTCGTAGGCGGATGAGCCATGCCCGTCCTGCGGCATGGCAGGGGCGAACCCCCACCACCCGGAGATCAACATGTCGGATACCACTACGCTGGGTCAGACGAGCGGCGC
The sequence above is drawn from the Methylobacterium mesophilicum SR1.6/6 genome and encodes:
- a CDS encoding carbohydrate ABC transporter permease, with amino-acid sequence MNMATGSIASGPQAGTGRKARHTVWPSARVRAACAFLAPVAVLVTALIAAPLAGVVWNSLHHASLIDARVGGFAGLENFRTVLDDEHFLPALMHTLVWTVVSVAGEYACGLASALALARPFRGRAVVRGLIILPWVIPIAIAGVNWAWLLNPDYGVLNAWLVRAGLLTTPHDWLGHSETALLTVTLVNIWRSFPFYTISLLAALSSIPDDLYEAAALDGAGTVRRFVVITLPHVRTVSLTLIVVHVIWTAINFDFIWVMTQGGPLDATETLPILIYRYALQEFDVGLACALATLSMAAMAALFLVQAGLARARAAR
- a CDS encoding ABC transporter substrate-binding protein; the protein is MAIYWRQMLAMAVLFPLLAAGPVRAEPVTLAYWVAWDPLQAEAKAAQAAIAEFEAANPDIKVKTQVIAYDALHDKLVTGLAGGDAPDMAWGLGEWLGEFNRMGVLADLSAHAKAWPDLGALYPNVVRNLTIDGKLRALPNYLGLRALLYHADMLKAAGIETPPRTWDELVQASAAIQAETGKPGFGIAGKGVRAVQELFTCLAQNGVEIAKRMPDGKYRNTWAEAPEELERVTGVLSLYGRLLSEKAIAPQSVNWSWEDEDTNFALGQYAMVMNGSWMKGRIDQNPQAMRDVAVAPPPVGRIAATFFEIAPLYVFTGKHLDAAWKLATFLLSRGVQTAMFPDRSPRSDVQSDPVWGRPFTALVPIGVSFPPIVLGSIPRDMETALGRVLLKGEKPAAVAAWLGQSVNKSLKRSGQLSE
- a CDS encoding ABC transporter ATP-binding protein, with protein sequence MTSIRLRRVTKAFGDRTVIPPLDLEIGQGEFVVFVGPSGCGKSTLLRLIAGLEEISSGTIEIDGRDVSEAPPGERGLAMVFQSYALYPHMSVAENIGFPLKMAGVPKSVIAEKVAEAATRLNLTEFVDRRPSQLSGGQRQRVAIGRAIVRAPKAFLFDEPLSNLDAALRVGMRLEISELHRQLGTTMIYVTHDQVEAMTMADTIVVLNRGRIEQIGAPLEIYNNPANLFVAQFIGSPTMNILRGPAADALGAPLVGIRPEHLVIVPASGQSPADGLAGIASASEHLGSDTFIHVHLNEGGTVNARVSGEVRIDRGAAVVVVPERTQLHRFAADGEALRI
- a CDS encoding carbohydrate ABC transporter permease; the encoded protein is MVVSARHRTVSGLATGLVLAFFVAFCVFPFLWMIDTAFKPPGEVFSTAPTLWIASPTLSNFRSVVLESPFLIYFGNSVIVAGASTILTVSLSIFASYAMSRWSYLPVTQIVAGGLILSQMIPGVLLLIPLYVLIRNMGLLSTYAALVIVYCTFMVPLASFMLKGFFDAIPRELEEAAAMDGCSRLGFILRILLPVSLPGLMATAVFAFIAAWNEFMFGYVLINDDVRRTLTPGIMIFKGSHQTDWGSLTAASVLAALPVALGFVYVQRFLITGLAAGAVKG